GCCGTCCCGCAGGCAGGTGACACGATCGAACAGGTCACCGCCGCCGAGTCGGTTGAAGAAGCCCTCAGCGCGAACTCACGTGTCACGCTGGACGCCGACCGCGTCGACGGCTCGATCCGCCTGCGCGGCGCGATCCTCGACGACCTGCAGCTCAAGGATCACTATACGACCGTTGAGCGCGTGAATGAGCTGCGCCTCCTGCGTCCAACGAATTTCGACCATGGCTATTTCGCCAGCTGGTACTGGTTCGACGGCAACCAGCCGGTCACCGGCCCAGCGACCGAATGGCAGGTTCAGGGCAACCCGACGCTGTCGACCGGCAATCCGGTCACGCTGACCTATGAAGGCAATGGCGTCTCTATCGAGCGCACGATCAGCGTCGATGAGAACTACATGTTCACCTATAGCGACCGCCTGACGAACACCGGTTCGGAAGCGCGCACGCTGGCACCGCTCGGCTCCATCCGCCGTCAGGGGCAGTGGAAGGAATTCCTCGAAGCAACTGACCCTGGCTCATCGAGCACGTCCGGCATGGCGCATATGGGCCTGATTGGCGTCTTCGATAACAATCTTACCTGGCGCAATTACAAGAATTTGGACCAGGGCAAGGGCCTGAAGGATTCCGACGATCTCGGTGTGCGCCGCGCGTCCGAAGGCGGCTGGCTGGGCTTTACCGACAAATACTGGATGACCACCCTGATCCCTGAGCAGCAATATGAGTTTGCTGGCCGTTATGAGCGCCTGTCGCGTGAGACCGGCCCTGTCATGCAGCTCACCGTGGCGAGCGCCGCCCGTGTCATTGAGCCGGGTGAGACGGTCACCTCAGAGAACCGTATCTTCTCAGGCGCCAAGGAACTCGCCGTCCTCGATACCTATCAGGAAGGCGGCGTGCCGCGTTTCGAGGACGCGATCGACTGGGGCAACATCCTTTACTACATCACCAAGCCGCTCTTCTCGCTGCTGCGCTGGCTCGAAGGCATGGTGGGGACGTTCGGTCTCGCAATTCTGGCGCTGACGGTTCTCGTCCGCCTGCCGCTCGTTCCGCTTTACAACCAGTCCTACAAGTCGATGGCGAAGATGAAAAAGCTCGCCGAGCCGATGAAAGAGATCCAGGAGCGCTTCAAGGAAGACCCGCAGCGCCGCCAGCAGGAAGTGATGAAGCTTTACCAGCGTGAGAAAGCCAATCCGATTGCAGGTTGTATCCCGATCCTCCTCACAATCCCGGTCTTCTTCGCGCTCTACAAGGTGCTGTTCGTCACCATCGAGATGCGCCACGCATCCTTCTGGTACATCAACGACCTTTCCGCGCCGGACCCGACTGCGATCGGCAACCTCTTCGGCCTGCTCCCATGGGCGGCTGCCGATGTGAAGGCGATCCCGATCATTGGTCTTGTCATCGGTATCGGCATCCTGCCGATCCTCTACGGTGTCACCATGTCGGGCATTCAGGCGCTTTCACCGCCGCCGACCGATCCGACGCAGAAGATGATCATGCGCTTCCTGCCGCTTATCTTCATGTTCGTGTTTGCAGGCTTTGCCGCCGGTCTGGTGCTCTACTGGGTCTGGTCGAACGTCCTGTCCCTCATCCAGCAATACTTCATCATGCGCCGGAATGGGGTTGAGACAGAGCTCGACAAGCTGATCGCCCGCTTGCTTGGGCGTAAAAAGGAAGATGCGTGAGCGACGCCCCTGAATTCAGCGAGGAAACGATAGAGGCTGCCCGCGTGCTTTGCTCGGGCCCATGCGAATTCGTGCTCGGCGCCGCCGCGCTGACCCAGCTGCCAGAGGCTGACCGGCCAGAGATTGCCTTTGCGGGCCGTTCCAATGTCGGCAAGTCCAGCCTGATCAACGCGCTTCTCTGGCGCAAGAACCTCGCCCGTGCCTCCTCAGAACCAGGTCGTACGCGGGAGCTGAACTACTTCAACCTTGGTGAAGGCCGTCTCTGGCTGGTTGACCTTCCAGGTTTTGGCTATGCGAAAGTTTCCCGCACGCAGGCACAGGAATGGCAGCGCCTGACGCTCCGCTATCTGCGGGGCCGGGTGAATCTTCGCCGGGTCTTCCTGCTCGTCGACTCCCGCCGGGGCCTGATGGATACTGACCATGAAGTCATGGACATGCTGGACTCAGCGGCCGTGACCTATCAGATCGTCCTGACCAAGGCAGACAAGGTCAAGAAGACCGAAGCCGATGCGGTCCGCGCCAAAGTGGCCGAAGCACTGAAGAAGCGCCCCGCCGCCCATCCGGTCATCCGGCTGACCTCCGCCGAAAAGGGCGGCGGCCTGCCGGAACTTCGCGCCGAGATCTACCAGCTTACTGCCTGACGACACCGCGATCGCGGTCGCGCCGGCTAATAGGCTCTAATCCGCGTCCACCGCGCAGTTCGCTATCTGGCTGGTTGTTATCGCTCTGGGCGCGCTGAGCCCTTTCGCGTTCCTGCAGCGCTTCACGACGCGAAACGCGGCGTTCCTGGCGTGCCTGCTGGGCAGCGGCCCGGGCATGCTGGCGGTTCGTGTTTATATCCGCGCCCTGCTGGCCGCGATTTCCACGTCCCCTGTTTCCCCGGTCTTCCTGGTTCCGGTTACCATAGCCGCGATGGGAGCCACGTTGATATTGGACGCCGGACTGGTCGCCGCGGTTTGCGCCGCGATTGCCCCGGTTGCCCCGGTTGTCGCGGTTGCGATCGCGGTTGCCGTCACGGCCGTCGCGGCGCTGGTCGCGATTATTGTAGCGGTCGCGGTTTCTGTCCCGATCCCGGTCCCGGCCTCGATTCCAGTCACCATCGCGGCCCCGGTCGCGGTCATAGCGTGGGCGGTCTGGACGCTGGTCGCGGACATTGTCCGGGCGCTGATCACGGAAGCGAGGCGGCACGCCGCGCCGTCCGTCCTGTCCCCGGTGGACGCGCTGGGACGGCCGGGCATCGCGGTGGCGGTAATTCCGATTATGGCGGTTCAGCCAGCCATCGCGGGTCGGGTAGTAGACATATTGCGAATAGACGATGGAGCTGCCGGTATAATAATAGCCATCGCCATAATAACCGGCGCCGTAATACCCGTCGTTCAGATACCCCGTGCCATAGCCGCTGTCATAATAGTCGTCGGAATAGTAGCCGTCGCCATAATGGCCATCATCATAGTAGCCATAAGCGTCATAGGTGGTGCAGGCCGTTGCGAGAAAGCCAGCGGAAACAAGGCCAAGCAGCAAGCCAGCGCGGCGGAAAGAACGGGACATGATGTCTCCAGTACGTGTCGGTTTCAGTCAGTCTGTGTTCAGACTAACAGCCCCCGCCTGACTGTGACATGAACGCAAATTCAGGCCCGGCGAGACACTTACTTCTCGCTGGCCTCGGCGGGTTCAGCGGCTTGTTCTTCCGACTTGCCCGTCTCTTCGGTCTGAGCGGCTGGCTGGATTCGGGCCTTCCCGCTGGCGGAGGCGTTTCCGTTATAGTTCGCGGTGTAGGCCGCATTGGCGACGCCTTCGCTCGACATGTAGGGAACCGCTTCTTTTCGTGGGCCGACGCAGGCCGTGAGCGCCATGCCGGCGAGGAGGAGGGCGAGTGTCTTCACGTGTCGGGATCTGGATGCCATACCTGTCAGCATTGAGGTTTTCCGCTTTCGTTTCAAGCCGTCCTTTCAGGGGCGGTGTCACAAGATTTTGGCTTGCAAGTCGGCCCGCCGCGCGGCATTTCTGACACCCGAGATGACCGTTTCCATCGCGCCCGCCAACCTCGACGCAGAGGATTTCAGAGGCCTCATCGGCGCTCACAAGGCGCTGATGCTCGAAACGACCCCGCCAGAAAGCTCCCATGCTCTCAGGATCGAGGCGATGCGCGCGCCGGACCTGACGGTCTGGGAAATGCGCGACGGCGACAAGCTGGTTGGCTGCGGCGCGCTGAAGAGTCTTTCTGACGGAAAATCAGGGGAAATCAAGGCGATGCATACGGTCGCCCAGTTCAGGCGGGGTGGGCTCGGCAAGTCGATGCTGCGCCATATCCTCTCGGCGGCCAATGAGCGGTACTATTCACGGGTCTACCTCGAGACCGGCAGCCAGCCTGCCTTCCAGCCCGCGCGCAGCCTTTATGAAAGCCACGGTTTTGTCTCCTGCGGCCCGTTCGGAGACTATCGGGAAGACCCGAACTCGGTCTTCATGGTGAAGGCGCTGGCCTGACCAGCGCGTGCGGCCGCGCTGCTTGTGGGCAGGGCGGTTGGTGCTTCAGTTTTTTATCCGTTCATCCCGGCGCAGGCCGGGATCTCGGCCAATCCGGGTCTGAGCTTGCTTGCCACTGCCGTGGCCTTCTTCGCTGAAATCAGTCCACCGGACTGATTTCCGGGCGCTTCGAAGAGATCCCGGATCAAGTCCGGGATGAGCGGACGAAGGGGAGGCGGCGCGCGGGCGGCCGGGTGCACCCCGGGTGGTGCATGGAGGGTGCAGCCACGGTGTATGGGCGGTGTTTCTGCGGTGTACGGGTCTGGCAGCGGCCAGGCGGGCGCAAGGTCCGGGTCGAGGCGTGTCCAGGGGGTGTAGTCGAAACTGCGCGGCAGGGCGCCGCGCGCGGCGCGCTCGGCGTCCGACTCTGGCCAGTGCGTGACGCGGATGACACCTGTCTTCAGAAGTTCCCATCCAAAGCCGCCGCGCCCTTCGGCGCGGGCAAGCTCTGCGGTGGCTTCCAGTCTGGCGAGATGATGCCAGAGGACCGGCCAGTACCAGACGGGTACGAGCGCATGCGCTTTCACAAGGGTTGGCCAGTCCAGCATTCGGGGGAGTGTATGGCTGGTTCCGGGGGATGGGGATGTTTTGGGTTTTTCCTCGGGGGTGTGGGCGCCCTCGTCCTTCGACCCGCATGGTGAGCCTGACGAACCACGCTCAGGATGAGGGCGTTGGAGGCGGTGGATTGGAAGAATTGAGAGGGGGCAGAGACTTTTCCAAGTTCGCCGGAGATACCTGCGCAGGCAGGTATTCATGGAGCCGCGTCCAAGCTGGTGCTTGGCTGATAGGAGGCACCATGGACCCCTGTCTTCACAGGGGTCTTCGGGTCGGTGAAGATGAGCTTCGGGGACCTATGATGTCATCGCCTCAAGGCCTGAGGGTACCCTGTTTCTCCCTTCTCCCGAATGCGGGAGAAGGGTCGGGGATGAGGGCTGCAGCGGTTCTACGTGGTGGGCCGTTCGCACCACTCTCTGACGTCGGCGCCCTCACCCTCAATCCCTCTCCCGTAATCGGGAGAGGGAAGGCGCGTGCCTTGAAGGTTGAGCTTGCCGGACGAGATCCCGGATCAGGTCCGGGATGAGCGGCGCCGGCCCGCCCCTGCCTAAGGCACCATATTCAGGTCAGGCCAGCCGCCGGGGGGCGGGGTTGCGCTGGCGACTTCTCGGTAGGGTTTCCATTTGCCGTCATGCTTTTTGAGCAGCATGAGATAGGTGTCGCGCAGCTCCAGCGGCTCTGTGCTGCCGTCGGGGGTGTAGGTGATGATCGAGGTGCCGAAATCATAGGCCCAGGTCTCATTGATCACGACGGTTTCGGTGGGCGTGATCTCGATGGTGGCGCCGGCCGGGAAGGGCGGCTGCTCAGCCTGTTCATACATTTTGAGATGCTCTGGCCCGCCGGGGACGACCATGATGACCTGCGGATGGAGGAGGGCGCCCAGCTCCGCCATCGCGCCGGTGGAGATGGCGTGCATGAAGCCGGTGCGCGCCTCATCAATGGCGGCGGCTTCGGCGGCCGGGTCAAACTCGGCGTGATTGTCGGCAACGGCAGCCGGTGCGGCGGTGATGGCCGCTGCGGTGAGTGCGGCGGCGATGCTGGTGGAAAGTTTCATGCGTGTCCCCCTTCTGGTTGGCAGGGAGGATGCGCGGGGTTTGCCGCGTTGGCAAGGCTGGTGGATTGAGGGAAGCTGGCAGCCGAATGAGAGTGTTCGCGAGTTTGCCGAAGATACCTGCGCAGGCAGGTATCCATGGAGCCTCGTCCAAGCTGGTGGTTAGCTGAAAGGAAACACCATGGACCCCTGTCTTCACAGGGGTCTTCGGAACGGTGGGGATGGGCTTGAGAGGGCGGTTTTCGGAGTTTGTCCTTCCCGCGAGTGGGCGCGTGTCCGATCTGATTTTCCGGGTCAAGGGTATAATCCTCCGGACGCGAAGCGCCCTTGACCCGGAAAAGCAGATCGAAAGAGGCTGGCTGTGGCCCAATGGCAGGGTCTGCCATTCGGCCTGAAGGTCCGGTTCTTCTCCCTTCTCCCGAATGCGGGAGTGGTTCGACTTCGCTCACCATGAGGGGGCTGGATGAGGGCTGCAACGTCTAAGGTTAGGTGGGGCGTTCGCGCCAACCACCAAGATCGGCGCCCTCACCCCCTACCCCCTCTCCCGCATCCGGGAGAGGGGAGGCGCCTGCCTTGATTTCAGTCTATTGCCTGAACACCAGCGGCTCAGTCGCAAAGCCCTTTTCGCGGGCCGCAGCCAGCATGCGGTCGATCACGGCCTGGTCTGGCGCCTCCTCGCGGGCGAGGATCCAGAGGTATTTGCCGTCGGGGGAGCCGACGAGGGCGGCGGAATAGTCGGCCTCCAGCGCGAGGATCCAGTAGTCGCCCCAGGCAAACGGCACCCAGTCAGGGGCGAACTTGACCTCGAGTTTGGAATTGTTCGAGCCTTCGACCACGCGGGCCGTGCCCTCGGCGCGCTTTGTCTCTCCGGTTTCGCTGTTCGTGCACTCATTCACGACGCTGACCGTGCCGTCCTCGTTCAGGCCATAGGTCGCCGTGGTCTCGATACAGTTCTTCTCGAAGCTGTTGGGATAGCGGGCAATCTCATACCAGGTGCCGGCATAACGGGTGAGGTCTACCTCATCGACAGTGGCAGGCTCTCCGCTGGCATCGCGGTAATCAGGCTGGCTGAGCGCACAGGCCGCCGCCAGCGGGATCAGCGCGAGAAGGGGGAGGGCGAAATAGAGTTTGCGCATGGGGCTCTCGGAGACTTGTGGATTGGGTGTCGAGAGCGGGTAACGCGTGAGGGCGGACTTGGTTGGGTGGATCAAACCGCGTTTTACGTTAAACCAAAGGATAAAATATCTAAGGCGTGATTGCATGAGTATTTCTGATCAAAATAAACGGTTGTCGCTACTCTCAAGGGTGCCGCATGAGGCCAGACTCGACCATAGGTTAATTTCTGGCGAAATGGAGAAGCGCCATGCTGGCATGAGTAGAAGCGAGCGTAGGAAGTTGGAAAAAGACGCGCGGCGTCTGACGCAGGCATATAAACAAATAATAGAGCGCAATTTTAAGTCCGGCGCTGGATATCCTGTTGATGCCCTCCTCAGGCATTTTGTGAATGAGTATACGAATAGATATGCTTCGTCCGGGCTTTATACGCAGCCTGTAAGTTTTAATTACATAGAACCGTTCTGCAAAATAGACTTTATAGAACGAAGCATTGCGCCTTTTGCTTCTCCCCTAAAAGAGCTCAATCATCTTTTCAGCTTCGCGGACTTTTTTGATTTCATTACCTCCTCGGACGTGAAAATAGCGAATTTCGAGGAATTGGGTAAGCTGCAGGAGGATATAGTTTTCCATTTCACAGCGAATGGCAGTGTCTTGGACTTTAGTGTCAGAAACGATGAGGGACGAGAGTTTCTTTTTGCGGGATTTTCCTTCGTCAGGCGTGGCAACTCTCTACATTGGTATATGTTGGGTGGAGAGGTCCTTAGCGACGAAGAGTGGAAGGAGCGATGTGGAGAAGGCGCTCCGGAAATGGACTTAGAGAATACGCCGCCGTGGAAAATCGGTTTGGTCAACGAAATCGCGAATGAGCGGAAGACTGCGGGCGATCCACTCCCGCTGGAAGGGACAACCACCGCTATGAGAACAATCATCGCGGGTGAGATTGATCTCATAAGTCAGAAAATTTTGGGCCGGTGTCACATGATAGAAACCGAGCACACCTTCATGATGCGTTCTGACGATCCAATAATATTCGATTATATTAAAGATGAAGAAGCGCGGCAGGCGTTTATAGAAGAAAACATGCAGGCGATTAATTCGGCCAAAGCGATGTGGGATCTGTCAAAAGCGCTATTCGCGCTTCCACAGTATTTCAAACACAGGTTGAAAGTTCAGGAAAGAATATTGGTCGAGAGAGGGCAAAAAAAGCAATCCTTCACATCGAAAGGGGGCAAAGGCCTCAAACACCAATTTAAGACTGTCACTGCTGTAGAGTTTGTCTCGGATGACGGCATCGTATCAAGCAAGATCGACGTGCCGCATTTCATGGTTGAGACGGAGGGTCATTGGCGAAGATTAAAGGCCTCAAGTATTGGAACGGGCCCAAATGGTGAGAGCGTAACCGGTCGAACTTGGGTGAAAGCTCGCAATACTTGGCGAGATGAAGTTGACCAAGAGAATGTCGTTTATGTGAAATCCCTAATTTCGTCCGCTCAAAAAGATATTCAGGAACTTGTTGAAGCTCCTGAAGGGGACTTCGACCCCGCTGCCAGCGGAGTAGTTTACGTGATGCGGAATCCGGCCATGGAGGAAGGCATTTACAAAGTTGGTTGGACTTCTGGGACGGCAATAAATCGCGCGAGAGAACTTTCGGCGGCTACTGGTGTGGCAATACCTTTTTATGTGGTGAAAAGCTGGGTTCATGACAACCCTGAGGGGCTTGAGACTGCGGTACATGCCGCACTTCTGGCTTATCGGGTGAATAACCGACGAGAATACTTCAAAGCGCCTCTCGAGACGATTGTTGCTATTGTGAACGCAGAAATCGCTAGGGGAGAATAAGTGGATTGCTGCACGAGCAATATGAGGCCAGCAATGAAGAAGCCCGACCTTCCCCCACCTCCCAAAACCCGCTAAACGCGGCGCCATGAGCGATACCCCCCATACCCCTGCGCAATTCACCGCTGAAACCCTGTCTGAGGCGCTGCCCTATATCCAGCGCTATGACCGCCAGACCGTGGTCATCAAATATGGCGGGCATGCCATGGTGGATGAGGCCTTGTCAGAGGCGTTTGCGCGCGATGTCGTGCTGCTGAAGCATCTGGGTGTGAACCCGGTCATCGTGCATGGCGGGGGGCCGCAGATTGCGAGCCTTCTGGACCGGCTGTCCATCAAGTCAGAGTTTCGTGACGGGCTGCGGGTGACCGATGATGCGACGATGGAAGTGGTCGAGATGGTCCTGTCGGGCCCGATCAACAAATCCATCGTGCGGGCGATCAACAAGGCGGGCGGCAAGGCGGTGGGCCTCTCTGGCTCTGACGCTGACATGATGCGGGTCCGCCGCGCGACGCGCACGACACGCGACCCTGACAGCCATGTCGAGCAGGTGATCGACCTTGGCTATGTCGGTGAGCCGGAAGCGGTCGATGTGGCGGTGCTGAAACTGCTCACCAATTACGACCATGACTTCATCCCGGTGATCGCGCCTGTGGGCGTCGATGCGAACGGCAAGCGCTATAACGTCAATGCCGACACGGCGGCGGGGGCGATTGCCTCTGCGCTGAAGGCGACGCGCCTTCTGCTGCTGACCGATGTGGCCGGCGTGCTGGACGGCAAGAAGGAACTGATCCGCGAGCTTAAGGCCGATGATGTGCCAGCGCTGGTGCGCGACGGGGTCGCGTCCGGCGGTATGATACCCAAGCTTGAAACGGCCGCGTCCGCCGTGAAGAATGGCGTCGGCGGGGCGGTCATTCTGGACGGACGTGCGAAACATGCGCTTCTCATGGAGCTTTTCACAGAACACGGGGCCGGGACGATTGTCCTTTAGGCGGTTTGTAAGCGGGCTTTTCGCGGGCGCGGCGCTGGCCGTGGCTCTGCCCGGTGCGGCGGCGGCGCAAGGCGATAGCGGCCTTCCGGCGAGCCCGGGCGGCTGGCAGCTGTGCAATCAGACAAGCTATGTGGTTGAGGCGGCGACCGGCCGGTTCGAGGGCCAGGGCGTGACGGTCGAGGGGTGGACGCGGCTGCGGCCCGGCTCCTGCGAGGTTGCGCTGGAAGGGCCGCTGGAGCCGGGCGTGCATTACCTGTTCGGGCGGTCTTCGTCTGCGCACCGGGGTGGCCGCAAGGTCTGGGGCGGGGACAATGCCTATTGCGTCGATACGACGGGCAGCTTCTCTGTCGAGAGCCCGTCGCAATGCGCGTCCATGGGGCTGTCATCGCGCAAGTTCAGGCCGGTCCTGATCGAGGAGGCGGACGCCTGGACGACGAGCTTCAAGGAGCTTGAGGACTATGACCTCGAAACGGCGGCGGCGGCCGGTGTGCAGCGCCTGCTGAACGAGGCGGACGTCTATGAGGGGCGGATTGACGGCTATATCGGGCGCAATACGCGCGGCGCGATCCGCACTTTCCTGAATGAGAATGAGCTGAGCGCCGAGACGAGCGATGCCGAACTGGTCGATGTGCTGGAGCAGATTGCACGCGAGAAGGGGCGGGAGGTTGGCCTCACCCTCTGTAATCGCACGCATGAGCGGATCTGGGCGGCGATTGCGCGGCGAAAGGGCGAAGGCTGGGAGAGCCGCGGCTGGTGGCAGCTGGAATCTGGTGGTTGCGCGCGGGCGATCGATGATGCGCTGCTGAACGCGCCGCATTTCGTGTTCGCGGAGATGGAGACTGAGGACGGCACGCGGCGCCTTAAAGGGGCGAGCGACCTCTTCTGCGTGTCGCGTGGGCGGTTTGCGATTGCCGGGCGTGAGGATTGCGAGGCGTCGGCCTATCGCACCGTGTCCTTCAAGGGCACGGCGCCTGCGGCGGACGGGAAGCTCACCTATGAGTTCTTTGAGCGCGACTTTGACGAGGCGGCGGGCTGATGGCGTTGGCAGATGAGTTTGAGGCGCTGGCGGGGCGCGACACTTGGGTGTTCGACCTCGACAATACGCTCTATCCGGCCGAGTGCGACCTCTTCGCCGAGATCGACCAGCGGATGACGGATTTCGTCGCGCGCTTCCTGCGCATGGAGCGGAACGAGGCGCGGGCGCTGCAGAAGCGGTATTATGCCGAGCATGGCACGACCCTGCGCGGCATGATGACGATGCATGGCATGTCGCCTGAGGACTTCCTTGCGCATGTGCATGAGATCGACCTCTCGCCGCTGCCGCACCTGCCGGACCTCTGTGAGGTGATCGCGGCGCTGCCGGGGCGCAAGCTCGTCTATACCAATGGCTCGCGCCGCCACGCAGAGCGCGTGACCGAGTATATGAAGCTGGGGGCAAGTTTCGATGGCCTGTTCGGCATCGAGGACAGCGATTATGCGCCGAAGCCGACGCAGTCTGCCTATGACGCCTTCTGCCGCCATCATGATGTCGACCCGGCGCGGGCGGTCTTCTTTGAGGACCTTGAGCGCAACCTGAAGCCCGCCCATGCGATGGGCTTTGCGACTGTGCTAGTCCACTCAAAGAAGGACTGGAGCCATGAGCCGGTCGAGGCGCGGCCTGCGGGGGCGGATGACGCCGACCACCCGCATGTCGACTATCTGACCGACGACCTCACGGGCTTCCTGCAGGGCGTCCTGCAGGTGGTGCGCCCCGGAGCTGTCCGGGGCCTCTGAGGACCTTGTTCAGGTGACTTTCTTGAACACCGTCAGGCCGAGGATAAGCAGGACGGCGAAGATCACCAGGGCGGCGATAAAGAGGAACATCGCAATATCGACGGCGACGCCGGCAATGCCTGTGAGGCCGAGCAGGCCTGCGATCAGGGCGATGATGAGGAAGACGAAGGCGAGCTTGATCATGGGGTACGCTTTCACGGTCGGTTTGAGTTTGTCTTCCTGAGAAAACCCGCTTGGTGCCTTTCAGGTTCCGGCAGACATTCGGGCACCCGGCCCATTCCTGTTCTCCAATCACACCGCTTTCCCTTGCGTGCACGATTGCCATAACGCGTTCCAAAAGCGACCATGGCAGCAAAAGACAAGGGAGAGACAGGCCATGAAACTGGATATTGCGACAACTGCATTGCTGGCCCAGTTCGCACAGGCGGACGGCCCGCCCATGTATGAGCTGAGCCCGGATGAAGCCCGGATGATCGGCGAGGGCATGGCGAGCGCCTATCCCGACGGCCCGGAAATGGCCGAAACGCGCGACATCGAGATCCCGGCAAGCGACGGCGCGAAGATCCGCGCGCGCATCCATCGCCCGGTCGACAAGCCGAAGGGCGTGATGGTCTTCTATCATGGCGGCGGCTGGGTCCTGTCGAACATTGACCAGTATGACTGTGTCGGGCGCCAGCTGGCCGAGCGCACGGCGTGCACCGTGCTGCTGGTCGACTATCGCAAGGCGCCAGAGCATCGCTATCCGACGGCAGCGAATGATGCCTGGGACGCGCTGAACTGGGCAGCGGCGAACCTGAAAACGCTGGGCGGCGCTGACCTGCCCATCATGGTGGGCGGCGACAGTGCGGGCGGCAATCTCGCAGCGATCGTCTGCCAGAAGGCGAAGGCCGCTGGCGCGCCGAAGATCGCGCTTCAGATGCTGGTCTACCCGGTGACCGACTGCGACATGACGCGGCCGTCTTACGCGAACATGGACAACCAGCTGCTGCTCAATACGCCGATGATGAAGTACTTCTGGGACCATTATGCGCCGAATGAGCCCGACCGGAAGAATGTCGATGCGTCGCCTCTGCACGCCAAGGATCTGTCCGGCCTGCCGCCAGCGGTTGTGGTGACGGCGGAGTACGACATCCTGCGCGAAGAGAGCGAGGCCTATGCCGACGCGCTGCGCAAGGCGGGCGTGCCGGTCACCTTCAAACAGTTCGACCGGCAGATGCATAATTTCTTCGCCATGCCGGGCCTTCTGCCTGCACAGGCAAAGGCTATCGACTATGTCGGCGACCAGATCGATCAGCACCTTGGCCGCTATTCGCAGGCCGATGCGGTGGTCGTGGGCGCAGGCTTTGCGGGCATGTACCAGCTCAAGCGCCTGCGAGAGATGGGGCTGAAGACACGCGTCATCGAGGCGGGCGACGATGTCGGCGGGACCTGGTACTGGAACCGCTATCCGGGCGCACGCTGCGACATTGAAAGCCTTGGCTATTCCTATGGCTTTGACCCGGAGCTGGAGCAGGACTGGAGCTGGAGCGAGCGCTATGCGACGCAGCCGGAAATCCTGTCCTATGCAGAACATGTGGCCAAACGCTATGACCTGAAGAAGGACATCACCTTCGAGATGCGCGTGACGCGTGCGATCTATGATGAGGATACCTCGCGCTGGACGATCTATACCGATACGGGCGAGGCGATCTCTGCCAAGTATTTCATCATGGCGACGGGCTGTCTGTCTGTGCCGAAGGAGCCCGATATCGAAGGCGCAGACAGCTTTGAAGGCCCGACCTATGTCACCGGTCGCTGGCCGCATGAGGGCGTCGATTTTACCGGCAAGAAAGTCGCCG
This genomic interval from Thalassovita mediterranea contains the following:
- a CDS encoding DUF1036 domain-containing protein; this translates as MALPGAAAAQGDSGLPASPGGWQLCNQTSYVVEAATGRFEGQGVTVEGWTRLRPGSCEVALEGPLEPGVHYLFGRSSSAHRGGRKVWGGDNAYCVDTTGSFSVESPSQCASMGLSSRKFRPVLIEEADAWTTSFKELEDYDLETAAAAGVQRLLNEADVYEGRIDGYIGRNTRGAIRTFLNENELSAETSDAELVDVLEQIAREKGREVGLTLCNRTHERIWAAIARRKGEGWESRGWWQLESGGCARAIDDALLNAPHFVFAEMETEDGTRRLKGASDLFCVSRGRFAIAGREDCEASAYRTVSFKGTAPAADGKLTYEFFERDFDEAAG
- a CDS encoding pyrimidine 5'-nucleotidase, with the protein product MALADEFEALAGRDTWVFDLDNTLYPAECDLFAEIDQRMTDFVARFLRMERNEARALQKRYYAEHGTTLRGMMTMHGMSPEDFLAHVHEIDLSPLPHLPDLCEVIAALPGRKLVYTNGSRRHAERVTEYMKLGASFDGLFGIEDSDYAPKPTQSAYDAFCRHHDVDPARAVFFEDLERNLKPAHAMGFATVLVHSKKDWSHEPVEARPAGADDADHPHVDYLTDDLTGFLQGVLQVVRPGAVRGL
- a CDS encoding DUF1328 domain-containing protein, with the protein product MIKLAFVFLIIALIAGLLGLTGIAGVAVDIAMFLFIAALVIFAVLLILGLTVFKKVT
- a CDS encoding alpha/beta hydrolase fold domain-containing protein produces the protein MKLDIATTALLAQFAQADGPPMYELSPDEARMIGEGMASAYPDGPEMAETRDIEIPASDGAKIRARIHRPVDKPKGVMVFYHGGGWVLSNIDQYDCVGRQLAERTACTVLLVDYRKAPEHRYPTAANDAWDALNWAAANLKTLGGADLPIMVGGDSAGGNLAAIVCQKAKAAGAPKIALQMLVYPVTDCDMTRPSYANMDNQLLLNTPMMKYFWDHYAPNEPDRKNVDASPLHAKDLSGLPPAVVVTAEYDILREESEAYADALRKAGVPVTFKQFDRQMHNFFAMPGLLPAQAKAIDYVGDQIDQHLGRYSQADAVVVGAGFAGMYQLKRLREMGLKTRVIEAGDDVGGTWYWNRYPGARCDIESLGYSYGFDPELEQDWSWSERYATQPEILSYAEHVAKRYDLKKDITFEMRVTRAIYDEDTSRWTIYTDTGEAISAKYFIMATGCLSVPKEPDIEGADSFEGPTYVTGRWPHEGVDFTGKKVAVIGTGSSAIQAIPHIAEQASQLTVYQRTPAYSLPAGNRPLTNQEVSDMKGRYRDFREEQKYNFAGIPKPERALEPAAMVPAEERQRRLEEGWTQGLTGLTTKFADALADEESNAIIADFIRERIKARVKDPEIAETLTPYSYPFGTKRPCLDTNFYETFNRDNVTLVDLRKTPMEKVTPRGIKTSAGEEDFDVIVFATGFDAMTGALLKVDIRGKGGTALRDKWANGPHTYLGIAIAGFPNLFTITGPSSPSVLSNMMVSIEQHVDWVSDCIGWMRERGLETIEPTEAAEEEWAEHNEAMANQTLFPQANSWYIGANVPGKPRTFMAYVAGVDVYRIICDQIAASGYHGFETAKAKQRLEAVSA